A window from Citrus sinensis cultivar Valencia sweet orange chromosome 5, DVS_A1.0, whole genome shotgun sequence encodes these proteins:
- the LOC102625798 gene encoding probable alpha-amylase 2, translating to MDYTSKGFDETNQQTDLGAVIRNGREILFQGFNWESCKHDWWRNLERKVPDISKSGFTSVWLPPATHSFAPEGYLPQNLYSLNSSYGSEHLLKALLHKMKQHKVRAMADIVINHRVGTTQGHGGKYNRYDGIPLSWDEHAVTSCTGGLGNGSTGDNFHGVPNIDHTQHFVRKDIIAWLRWLRNTVGFQDFRFDFARGYSAKYVKEYIEGARPIFSVGEYWDSCNYNSHGLDYNQDSHRQRIINWIDGTGQLSAAFDFTTKGILQEAVKGQFWRLRDAQGKPPGVMGWWPSRAVTFLDNHDTGSTQAHWPFPSNHIMEGYAYILMHPGIPSVFYDHFYDWGDSIHNQIVKLMDVRRQQDIHSRSSIKILEAQSNLYSAIIGDKVCMKIGDGSWCPAGKEWTLATSGHKYAVWHK from the exons ATGGATTACACGAgcaag GGTTTTGATGAAACTAACCAGCAAACTGATCTTG GTGCGGTTATACGCAATGGACGAGAAATTCTGTTTCag GGTTTCAATTGGGAGTCTTGCAAACATGATTGGTGGAGAAATTTAGAAAGGAAAGTTCCCGACATTTCAAAATCTGGGTTCACATCAGTGTGGTTGCCTCCTGCAACTCATTCCTTTGCACCTGAAG GTTACCTACCACAGAACCTTTATTCCCTTAATTCTTCATATGGCTCTGAACACCTGTTAAAAGCTTTACTTCATAAAATGAAACAGCACAAAGTCAGGGCAATGGCTGACATAGTTATCAATCATCGTGTTGGTACTACCCAAGGGCATGGTGGAAAGTATAATCGTTATGATGGGATACCATTATCATGGGATGAACATGCAGTTACATCTTGTACCGGTGGTTTG GGTAATGGAAGCACTGGGGACAACTTTCATGGTGTTCCAAATATTGACCATACCCAACACTTTGTACGGAAAGACATTATAGCATGGCTGCGGTGGTTACGCAACACTGTGGGCTTTCAAGATTTTCGTTTTGATTTTGCAAGAGG TTACTCAGCAAAATATGTGAAAGAATACATTGAAGGAGCAAGGCCAATATTTTCTGTTGGGGAGTACTGGGACTCTTGCAACTACAACAGTCATGGCCTGGATTACAACCAAG ATAGCCATAGACAAAGGATTATCAATTGGATCGATGGCACCGGACAGCTTTCAGCTGCATTTGACTTCACAACAAAAGGAATCCTCCAG gaaGCTGTTAAGGGACAATTCTGGCGTCTGCGTGATGCTCAAGGGAAGCCTCCAGGTGTAATGGGATGGTGGCCTTCAAGGGCTGTCACATTCCTTGACAACCATGACACAGGCTCAACACAG GCCCATTGGCCATTCCCCTCAAATCATATTATGGAG GGTTACGCATACATACTCATGCATCCAGGCATACCATCAGTATTCTATGATCACTTCTATGATTGGGGTGACTCTATTCATAACCAAATTGTTAAACTG ATGGATGTTCGAAGGCAGCAAGACATTCATAGCCGATCATCTATCAAAATTCTGGAGGCCCAATCAAATCTCTACTCTGCAATAATTGGGGACAAAGTCTGCATGAAAATTGGGGATGGTTCATGGTGCCCGGCTGGCAAAGAATGGACACTAGCAACCTCAGGTCATAAGTATGCAGTATGGCATAAATGA
- the LOC102627140 gene encoding rop guanine nucleotide exchange factor 1, whose amino-acid sequence MASVSSEDGLEEMSERFESYSLSADVSESESSSSGSFSNRHFDSASTFLTSSSLVEPDFDDSSGSSEEVPIMLPVVGGRHVVVSVNDTEKIPDSDLSEIELMKERFAKLLLGEDMSGGGKGVCTALAISNAITNLSASVFGELWKLEPLALRKKMMWQREMEWLLCVSDSIVELIPSLQEFPGGGTFEVMVTRPRSDLYVNLPALKKLDTMLVNILEGFREAEFCYVDRGLIVGGGGDDTKTFPSCSSSSRPFAGPEEKWWLPFPMVPPNGLSENMRERLQQARECTSQILKAAMAINSNVLAEMEIPNAYLESLPKSGKECLGEIMYNYITADQFSPESLLAYLDLSSEYTTLEIANRIEAAVHIWRQKYQNKRIIRTKSGRSSWGGKVKGFVSDIERSKLLAHRADTILQNLKLRFPSLPQTALDMNKIQYNKDVGQSILESYSRVMESLAFNIMARIDDLLYVDDATKQRAAAETASLYDQTRFNGTIPKQKRILPSPFSLQRSSSTSPFRIPSFYSLVRSPRGRAHSLLDQSDLRARIDGALEKLTF is encoded by the exons ATGGCAAGCGTTTCATCGGAGGACGGGTTGGAAGAAATGAGCGAGCGATTCGAGAGTTACAGCTTGAGCGCTGACGTCAGTGAGTCGGAAAGTTCCAGTAGCGGCAGCTTTTCGAATCGGCATTTTGACAGCGCTTCCACTTTCTTGACCTCTTCATCGCTCGTGGAACCTGACTTTGATGACAGTTCAGGCTCCTCAGAGGAAGTTCCTATTATGTTGCCGGTGGTTGGGGGTAGACACGTCGTCGTTTCGGTTAACGATACGGAGAAAATACCAGATTCTGACTTATCCG AAATCGAATTAATGAAGGAGCGTTTTGCTAAGCTTCTTCTTGGAGAAGATATGTCAGGAGGAGGGAAGGGAGTCTGCACCGCTCTTGCAATCTCCAATGCCATTACAAATCTTTCTG CTTCTGTATTTGGGGAACTATGGAAGTTAGAGCCACTAGCATTACGGAAGAAGATGATGTGGCAGCGAGAGATGGAGTGGCTTTTATGTGTAAGTGATTCTATAGTGGAACTTATTCCATCATTGCAAGAATTTCCAGGTGGTGGGACATTTGAAGTCATGGTGACTAGGCCGCGGTCTGACCTTTATGTAAACCTTCCAGCACTCAAGAAGCTTGATACTATGCTGGTTAACATTCTTGAAGGGTTTCGCGAAGCTGAGTTTTGTTATGTTGATCGTGGGCTGATagttggtggtggtggtgatgataCTAAAACGTTTCCTTCATGTTCGTCCTCTAGTAGGCCTTTTGCTGGTCCAGAAGAGAAGTGGTGGCTCCCATTCCCTATGGTTCCCCCAAATGGTTTGTCTGAGAATATGAGGGAGAGATTGCAACAGGCTAGGGAGTGTACGAGTCAGATCCTTAAGGCTGCCATGGCAATCAATAGTAATGTGTTGGCCGAGATGGAAATCCCAAATGCTTACTTGGAGAGCTTGCCCAAG AGCGGAAAAGAATGTTTGGGTGAGATAATGTATAATTACATAACTGCTGATCAGTTCTCTCCAGAGTCTCTTCTTGCTTACTTAGACTTGTCATCAGAATACACCACTCTGGAAATAGCAAACAGGATTGAGGCAGCTGTGCACATTTGGAGGCAGAAGTACCAGAATAAGCGTATAATTCGCACAAAGTCGGGGAGGTCATCATGGGGTGGTAAGGTCAAAGGCTTTGTTAGTGACATAGAAAGAAGTAAGCTTCTAGCACACCGGGCTGATACCATCTTACAgaacttgaagttaagattccCAAGCCTCCCACAGACTGCTTTGGACATGAACAAGATTCAATATAACAAG GATGTGGGGCAGTCAATCCTTGAGAGCTACTCTAGGGTGATGGAAAGCTTGGCCTTCAACATAATGGCTAGGATTGATGATCTCCTATATGTGGATGATGCCACTAAACAACGTGCAGCAGCCGAGACTGCATCTCTATATGACCAAACAAGGTTCAATGGAACTATTCCCAAACAAAAACGAATATTACCTAGCCCCTTCTCTCTTCAACGGAGCTCGTCTACCTCTCCTTTTAGAATTCCATCATTTTACTCTTTGGTTAGAAGCCCCAGGGGCAGGGCACATTCTTTGCTCGATCAGAGTGATCTACGAGCTCGGATTGATGGGGCATTAGAAAAACTGACTTTCTAA